CACTTAGGTTCTCTCTTGCCTGTTAGGACACATTCCAAGTTGGTCACAATTACATCCCACAAGCGTGGAACTTCACCCTCACACTAGGTTTTGACTAGGAAATACTTCTCTTTTGCCTTCCCTGGAGGAGCATTTAACATGAATGATGCAAAATATAACAGCCTAGGGAAGATTATTCCCTAAAGTGTCCATTTCCTCCCAATTAAGAAACTTGAGCCAGATGTGATAAAGAACTTACCTTCAATTTGTCTTCTTAGATTATAGGAGAAAACGTGGCCTATttgaaactaaagatacaaataTGGGTCATAAACAGTATTTTTTGACTAGAGTAAAAAACAATGGCCATCTAGCACCCTGACCCTTTTCTTTAAATAACATTctccaataaaaagcaaaaagactTCTTAGAAAATGGCTACTGATTATACACTTGGAACAAGAAATGTACAGGAGGAGCTGAAACATCTTGTAGTGCTAGAAAATAAGGAAGTGCTCAAGCATACAGGTGCataggtgcacacacacacacccatacacaaacacacacaagaaCAGTGGTAAGGACATAGCAAAGGAACACACAAGTCAACTGAAAGAGCTCCCATTGGTCAAAACTAGAAAAATATGAGCAAGAAAATAGCACAGTACTGGATGATGCCTCAAAGTATGAAATAAATACCCATTAGTAcatattgatatttatgtgtgtgtgtgtgtgtatatatatgacaATAAATAACTTGAATGAGAAGCAACTAATTTCCAAAGTATAAGCATTCCCAATGACTTACGCAAATATGCCATCTTTAGTAGAACATAACCCTCTACCTTTTAAGTGTGGACAGAAAAGTGATGTCCTTCCAAAAAGTACAGTATTGGAAGGGGAAAAAACAGTAAGCTTACAAGAGATAAATCTGACAAACACTACCTTAGCCAGGCGATTAAAGTTAATATTACCGTTGATAAATCATGTTTATAGTAATTACCCTTGATGTGACGAAAATAATGTTTTACTCCTGTGGTCTTCCTCCAGGAATTCATAACcctagtctaatcatgagaaaaacattagACAAAACTCAATTGAGGGATAGTATACAAAATGCCCCACAAGTCCTCCTTAAATCTGTCAGGGTCACCAAAACTTGGAACTCTCAGAAAAGGTCACTTTCCAGTGGTGTCTATGGAAACATGATAATTAAATGTAATATTGTCTTCTGGATGTGATTCTGGAAAGAAATAGTACATTAGGTAAAAATTAAGGTAATTTGATTAAAGTATGGGATTTTCGTTAATACTAATATCAACATCAGTACATTAGTTGTGAAAAATTTACCACTGTTTTACATacctaatgctgccataacagaaatactacaagtggttggcattaaaaaaagagaactttattttctcccagttctgAAGGTTAAATTCAAATTAGGGATTCCTTCTGTAagtctctcctagtttctggtgtctgcagATGATCGTTGACATTCCTTGGTTTTTCCTTCGTGTCTATTTCCCCTggatgtgtgtgtctctgtgcctattctgctcttttcataactcagagtgattaggtttaggacccatcccttgttatggattgaattacatccacCCAaaatatgggttgtaaatcctaatccctctGCCTGGGGTAGTAATCAAATTTGGTTTGAGTTGTCTTTGTAaggttaatgaggtaggattaatgtaggatgtatcttgagtcaatcttttatgagataaaaaagagattaaacaggtAAACAAAGCAGAGTTGAggtaaaacagaagagaaaaagagaagacttCATGGTGatctctaaggaaccaggaagcagaatctgaagagacaagaaacttcCTCCTGTCAGAAGAGAGGAAGCATTTTCTTAGTGcaggcactctgaatttggacttcttgttTCCTAATATGTGTAAAAGTTAATTTCTGCTCATTAatgccatctacttgtgatatttctgttacagcgtcattaaataactaagacacttgtgTAAGATAATAATAATGGGGAACCTActatttttgcaaattttctgtaaatctaaaatgattttaaagtATATGTTAATTTAGAAATGGTGTTGGGACCAATGGTATGAACATActcttctccaaagaagataaacaGAGATTAAATAAACATTGAAGGGTTGGGGCTGCCCATCTATGGGCCAACACCCAGAGCTGAGGGACCTGACCTGAAAACCTTGAGCACATGACCAGTGTCCAGAGTTCTGAGATCAGGGCCATTTTCAGATGTACCTGAATAACTGAGggctattttcaagccttgaaaacTAGTGAAATTTGCCCTGCaaggttttggacttgcttggtacctgtgACTCCTTTCCCTCAAATTCTTCTTTTGGGAATGAGAATGTGTATCccatcattgtactttggaagcagataacttatataACAGGTTTCACACGTGCACTGATGGGGAAGAATTTTGGCCTAGGAAGGAATACACCCAGAGTCATATCCATACTTGATTTAGGTGATTCATAGAATGATATCTTGGATTGACAGATGATGCTGGAATGAGTTAAGGCTTTTGGGGATTATGTGATacagtgaatgtgttttgcatgtgagaAGAACATGAAATTTTGGGGcaacaaagggtggaatgttgcagaatgaattgtgtacccccaaaatctGTATTGATGTCCTGGTTcctatacctgtgaatatgatcCTGTTCGGATGGAAGATTTGCTTGTTATGTTAATTCAATCACAAATGAGAAaggggtgggtcctaaacctaatcactctgAGTTATGAAAAAAGCAGAAtaggcacagagacacacacatccaggggaaacagacatcaaggaaaaaccaaggaacaccaaggaatgccaaaggtCATCTGCAgataccagaaactaggagagactTACAGAAGGAATCCCTAATTTGAATTTACCCTTCagaactgcaagaaaataaagTTCTCCTTTTTAatgccaaccacttgtggtattctgttatggcagcattaggtAAAGAAAACAGTGAGGAGGGTGGAAAtgggtatgaatctaggaaacttggaaatcatcattaatgaaatggaatgcacaaacactgatatcctaggcattaatgagctgaaatgaactggtattggccattttgaatggacaatcatatggtctaccaggacaaatagaaaaggaatggCATCCCACTCagggtcaaaaagaacatttcaagatgcatcctgaaatacaatgttgtgtgataggataacatcTTAAGcatacagggaagaccagttaacatgagtattcaagtttatgcaccaaccactaatgccaaatatgaaaaaatttttaccaacttctgcagtctgaaatcgatcaaacatgtaatcaaggtgcattgataattactggtgattgaaattcaaaagttggaagcaaagaggaaggatcaggagttggaaaatagggccttgatAATAGAAATGGCTCCAGAgttctcatgatagaattttgcaagaccagtgacttattcattgcaaataccttttttcaacaacaaaatggtGACTCTACGTTTGGACCTTGCCTAAGGGAGTTTACAAGAATCAAGACTGTTACATCTGTGGAGaaagtcagaacaagaccaggggctgactgtggaacaatcaattgttcatatacaagttcaagttgaagaggaagaaaattataacaagtcctCCAGACCctaaatatgatcttgagtatatcccacctgaatttaaaaccatttcaagaatagatttggcacattgaacactaatgatggaagaggAGAAGAGTTGTGAGAGGACATCAATGACATGatttatgaagaaaacaaaaggtctttaaaaagatgggaaagaaagaaaagaccaaaataggtgtcagaaaagactctgtaacttgttcttgaacacagaacagctaaagcaaatggaggaaatggtgaagtaaaatagctgaacagaagatttcaaaggcagctccagaagacaaagtattacaataaatgtgcaaagacctggagttagaaaaccaaaaggaaagaacagactTGGCGTTTCTCAGTccaaatgaactgaagaaaaaagtcaagcctgagttacaatattgagagattctatgggcaaaaaatggaactatgcaggaagcacaaaaaagaagacagaaaagaaaattggtcgacattcaaacatttcaggaggtagcgtatgataaATAacaaatgatactgaaggaagaagtcaatgctctgaaggcattggcgaaacaTAAGCCTCCAGAAACTGataaaataccaactgagatgtttcaacaaagggcttcagcactggaggtgctcacttatctatgccatgaaatttggaagagagttacctggccagcagagtggaagaaatatacatctgtgcccattccaaagaaagatgatccaacagaatgtggaaattataaaacaatatttgtaatatcacactcaagtaaaaaaaaaaaaatgtactttaggtgaaagtttagagctaaagttaatttctcatatgaaaatatgaaccaaaaaaaacccagtgcttatccaaatattattttgtgacattggttgcaattcccgcaatgtgacagcacactctccttttccaccccaggtaccctgtgtccatttgatcagctcctctcccttcccgccttctcatcctgctttaggacaggagctacccatttggtctcgtgtatctgattgaactaagaagcacattcctcagacgtattattttttgttttatggtcctgtctaaacTTTGTGTGAAGAGTcagtttcaggaatggtttcagttctgggttaacaatgCATCTGGGAATTATAGTTTCCAGGATTCCAAGTAAAATTTTATGCTAGATAATTaaaaaagcagttgtagcagtacatttacagggaactgtcagaaactcAAGCAGGATTCAAAAGAAGACAAGGAATGtggaatatcattgctgctgttagatggatcttggctgaaagcagagaataccagaaagatgtttacctatgttttattgactataaaggcattcaactgtgtggattataacaaattatggataacattatgaagaatgagaattctaggacacttaattgtgctcatgaggacacAGATTAAGAgaaagtcattcaaacagaacagtgggatacttcctggtttaaaatcaggaaatatgtgcatcagggttgtatcttttcaccatacatattcaatgtaaatgctgagcaaataatccaagaagtttgTCTGTATGAGGAAGAACgcaccatcaggattggaggaaaactcataaacaacctgcgatatgcaggtgacacaaccttgaatGATGAAAGgagagaagacttgaagcacttactgatgaagatcaaagactacagttgcagtatgaattacacctcaatataaaaaaaaaaacaacctcagAACTGGAATAATAAACGATAAAAGGAGAATGTTGAAGCTGTCAATgagtttattttacttgaattcacaattaaTGATCATGAatgcatcagtcaagaaatcaaactgcatattgcattgggaaaataggttacaaaagacctctttaaagtggtcttttcagggctaaggtgcacttgacccaagccatggtattttcaattgcccatatgcaagggaaagctgggcaataaataaggaatccagatgccttttagttaagacattggtgaaaaatactgaatatgtcatggacttccagaagaatggacaaatctgtcttgggagaagtacagccagagtgcttcctGGAAGTGAGAATGATGAAACTTCATCCCACACACTTtgcacatgctatcaggagggaccaggctgggagaaggacatcatgcttgatagggaagacagcaaaaaaaaggaagaccctaaacgagaTGATTGACAGAGTGgatgcaacaacgggctcaaacatagtaaccattgtgaggatgtttcaggactgggcagtgttttgctctgttgtacataaggtcaatttgagtaggaactgactcttTGGCACCTAACAGAAACAGGTTATTCTCATATTTTCAAGACCTAGGAATCACCTACGATATGGTCACTACGTATCCtagatattttaaaacaaagtttaATTCAAATATTCCCTCCATCCTTTATTCTCTACCAAAAACATCGTTTTTCCCAGAACATATTGATtttaccaaaatttttttttattgtttagatACCTGTTTATCTGAAAGTGCAcattttgtcttattttattttgtgttctgAAAAGTTTATTGTAAAATTAGTCACAATCTCCATTTTGTCCACTCCAAGGAACATTGGACTAGCCGCTGTTTTCTCCAAATATCTTTATTCTAAGGTCTAGAAATAATGACAAAAGGTCCTTGACTTTAGGCTTCCGTATTATATCCAAGCACATAATAGCAACAGAAACACATGTGATTTGTTCCTTCACTAACTGGAGCTACCTATTGGTGAGACAGGGAGATGGAGAtgatgatgttttttttttttctgaaggtaAACGGGTTCAGTTTGAAGTTCTTTCCTGATGTGTAAGAGTGTGCCTGACTTCAGTTTTTCCTGAAGGGGAAGGAAGAAGTTGGAAGGCCCTGGTCGTTCCTGCCCAGTGACCTGGCTGCAAGCTCTGACTATCCTCAATGTTGGCAAGTTGTACCACTCACTCTTTCTGGTACATATGTTCTTTGTGATTGGATTCCCAAGCCTTTTAGCATTGTATTTACTAAACAATCCTTGTCGTTGCTGTCAAGgtggttccaattcacagtgaccatatgtgcaacagaaggaaactccacccgatcttgtgccatccttacaattgttgttatgtttgagcccattcttgcagcctctgtgtcaattcatttcactgagggtcttcctctttttttcttacaCTCTGTCTACTttttcaagcatgatgtccttttccagggactggtccttcctgatgacatatccaaagttaGCAAGACAAAGTACAACtattcttccttctaaggagaattctaaaGTATAGACAGAAACATTCCTTACCTTACTTTAAAAGTTTTGCTTTCACTAGTCTTATTTACCTTCCCTTACCAATGTCGTGAACTCTCACAAATTTATGAGGTGATGAATATAAACTCTAAAAATTGATCTCCTgagattttaaatatatttaaaaaacttggaaaatatggGTTTGTATACGCTGCAGAGAGGCAGAGCTTGAAATTCAGTGCATGCAGATGGGGATGAAGAAAAACTTTGCTATAATTTGATTTTAGATTTCCTctgatttttcccttttttttttttttttacttaacaatGTATCCTTGTCGTCTTGCCAGGTGTACTGGGCAAAGAATatcacttcttttttcttttcttttatctctcatTCATCAACCATCTGTTCCAACAAAATTAGTTCCAGACAACAAATAGCCTTGTCCTAGTCAGGATCCTGCAAGTCATTTATTTTATTGGTCTATTTACTCCTACttctatggaaactctggtgacttagtggttgagtactatggctgctaaccaaaaggccggcagctcgcattcaccaggctttccttggaaactctttggagtggttctactctgtcctacagggtcactatgagtctgaactgactaaatggcaacagctttgtttttttttcttggctcaTCTACTTCTACGCACCTAGGTTGCTCTTGATAGTGATGCCTATGTAGACTGTCAATGCCTGTCTTTGTTTCTCTTTGTCCTTCATCTCAGATTTCCTGATAGTTGATCTAATATTATTCCAGGCTAATATTATTTTTCCAACTATTCTTCAGAAAGCTAGCATAGATTCAGAAGGAGTTTTGTGAATTGCTCTGTGGGTTGGGGGGGGAAGTGTAACATTTTGGGGCCTCCAGAGAAACAGTGCCTAAACCAGGCTAATGCAGGCCAGAAAATGCCCAGAGCACCAGGACCATTAAGATAGACAGCAAGTTAGTGCTATTTGGCTAAGATTTATTTAGAAATACACCAAGGAGCACAATTTTTTCGATCTTCAAAGACacatcaaatctttttttttttttgtaattttcttttacttttttttttttttgctgttggaaATGTACACAGCATTACATGCACCAATCCAACAATGTCTACACTTactattcaatgacattgattactttctttgagttgtgcaaccattcttaccctccttttcctaattgttcctccattaacataaacccactgccccctAATTTtcatatctaatctttccagtttctGTTATCAAGTTGATCCCATTTAGATAGTTCAAAGTCCTAATAATTCTTCCGTTGTCACATCAGTTTATACTCTGCACTTCCCCATGACATTTCCTTCAGACTCATGCATAAAACAGATGGCAACTAGAAATATGTACATGTGTTCTCTTTTGCAGGAACTTCTAAataagttttgttaattttttagcaTAGCTAGTTTTTGATGGTAAATCTACATTCAAAAGTCTCTTCTTCTATCTTAATATCCAAAGGAACAAATGAGAAATAATTTAGCTTAGAATATCAGTATGTCAAAAAAGACTCTGATTCAGAAAAATGGAACTCTTCAAAGACAAACTATTGATGAAATAAATTGGATGATCTTGATACACTGAGTTCCACTGACCTAGAGGCATTAAAGAGGAATCTGGATACCTAATTCAAAGTATATTATAGGCAGAATTAAAGACCACAGAGAATCAGTTATACTTCATTTATGGATACTCACAATTACACATGGCTGTAGATTGTATAAATATCTTCCATATCAAACTAACGAGTACAGATTAATAATTATGGTATATAGTACACCGTCAGTAATGCCAGAATTGAACTCTCAGGAAAAGATTGAGTCAGGCTGATGTCAGCTAAGATCACAATTGTCCGAATTATTCTAATACCATATCTAGCTCAAACACAAAAGATGATGCTAGGCATTCATCTTatttgtaaactaaaaaaaaaattaaaaaaataaacccacCACCTTATATATGATCAGATATTATTTCCATAATTATCACACACTATCATATTCGGTGTCTGCACAGATTTAGTAACATTCCTGAATAAATAATCATACTCCTATTTCATCATTTACTTTCTGAGGTAATTTTGATACTCCATAACTttctcatggcatttttcacttcTGCATTCCTTAGTGTATAGATGAGTGGGTTGAGAAAGGGTGTCCCGATAGTATAGAACACTGCCACCATCTTGTCCATGGGGAAAGTGGTAGGAGGacttgtatatatgaatatacacggACCAAAGAATAAGATAACCACAATGATGTGAGAGGTATGAGTGGAAAAgactttttccctccctcctgcacTGTGATTTCTCAGGGAATGCAAGATTATCAAAAGCAAGAAACTGCTCGAACAAATGGCCCCACTATTGGACACCAACAGCAGGTTGATCATATAAGTGTCCATACAGGCAAGGTTTAACAAGGGTTGCAAGTCACAGCAATAATGATCAATTAAATTAGGTCCACAGAAAGGCAATTTCAAGGCCAGAACAATCTGAGCTATAGAATGTATAAAAGAGCCTATCCAGGCAAGTATAATCAAGATGATGCAAACCTGTCTTCTCATGATGGTTGGGTAACGCAAGGGCTTACATATGGCAACATAGCGATCAACAGCCATGAGGATGAGGACAAAGATCTCCATGCAGCTAAATAAATGCAGTGCAAAGACTTGCATCATGCACTCGTTATAGGATATGATTTTCTTTGCAGAGAGAGTGTCCACAATTAGCCTAGGTGCTATGGAAGTTGAAAAGCAAGTATCAGCAATGGACAAGTAAAACAGGAAGAAGTACGTGGGACTCCCAAGAGACCGGCTGAACTTAATGGTCACAATAATGAGCAAATTCCCCACCACAGTTCCAGTGTAGAAGATTAAGAAAATTATGAACACCACTTTCTGCCTCAGAGGATCCTG
The window above is part of the Loxodonta africana isolate mLoxAfr1 chromosome 22, mLoxAfr1.hap2, whole genome shotgun sequence genome. Proteins encoded here:
- the LOC100659798 gene encoding olfactory receptor 4C11; amino-acid sequence: MQQNKSVTEFILLGLTQDPLRQKVVFIIFLIFYTGTVVGNLLIIVTIKFSRSLGSPTYFFLFYLSIADTCFSTSIAPRLIVDTLSAKKIISYNECMMQVFALHLFSCMEIFVLILMAVDRYVAICKPLRYPTIMRRQVCIILIILAWIGSFIHSIAQIVLALKLPFCGPNLIDHYCCDLQPLLNLACMDTYMINLLLVSNSGAICSSSFLLLIILHSLRNHSAGGREKVFSTHTSHIIVVILFFGPCIFIYTSPPTTFPMDKMVAVFYTIGTPFLNPLIYTLRNAEVKNAMRKLWSIKITSESK